In Erigeron canadensis isolate Cc75 chromosome 7, C_canadensis_v1, whole genome shotgun sequence, one DNA window encodes the following:
- the LOC122608934 gene encoding probable receptor-like protein kinase At2g23200, with translation MATEIREFAHLEIPLEVIQKATNNFSDENIIGKGGFGYVYKGQITHRGELTNIVARRSNRRRGQADVEFWTEISVLSGNHHKYYNTVELIGYVDEKEEKIIINRDNFAKGSLVKYLSDPTFTCSQRLYVSIDLARAIGYIHHSLDQSYYIIHRNINSYTVLLDDDWGAWLSGFEYSLKHPKERRNQIFLCDEVIGTHGYMDPADLKNGGVNHKSDIYSFGVVLFELMCGRKAKDDQDNNKLLVSLAKFHYENGTMHEIIHPDLLKQMSQRSLKCFSKAAYSCLQEDRARRPDVEKVLRKLQKALSLKSTYYSQMTYGKNEEYEEKVKDMNNGKDAEDEIESDQNDEEDDNETYGGGPYFLKSKSQKTNIISDCTPSRGSEGQLLSTLDDALKHNLCYIVFGADRSLHRGRLCVNIAA, from the exons ATGGCAACCGAAATCAGAGAGTTTGCTCACTTAGAAATCCCACTTGAGGTAATACAAAAAGCCACTAATAACTTTTCTGATGAAAATATCATTGGGAAAGGTGGATTCGGGTATGTTTACAAAGGGCAGATTACACACCGCGGAGAGCTTACAAATATTGTAGCACGAAGATCGAACCGTAGGCGTGGCCAAGCCGACGTTGAGTTCTGGACCGAGATCTCTGTGCTTTCTGGTAACCACCATAAGTACTATAATACAGTTGAACTGATCGGGTATGTTGATGAGAAAGAAGAGAAAATCATCATAAACCGAGATAATTTTGCCAAAGGAAGTCTGGTGAAGTATCTAAGTGACCCAACCTTTACGTGTAGCCAAAGACTGTATGTGTCAATTGATCTTGCACGTGCAATAGGTTACATCCATCATTCGTTGGACCAAAGTTATTATATCATACATCGTAACATTAACAGTTACACTGTTTTGTTAGATGATGACTGGGGTGCGTGGTTATCTGGATTTGAATACTCTCTCAAACATCCAAAAGAACGACGAAACCAAATTTTCCTGTGTGATGAAGTTATTGGCACACACGGGTATATGGATCCGGCTGATTTGAAAAACGGAGGTGTGAATCACAAGTCGGATATCTACTCCTTTGGCGTCGTTTTATTTGAGTTGATGTGTGGAAGGAAAGCAAAAGATGatcaagataataataaattgcTAGTTTCACTGGCCAAATTCCATTATGAAAATGGAACAATGCATGAAATTATCCATCCTGATTTATTGAAACAAATGAGCCAGAGATCGTTGAAATGCTTCTCGAAAGCAGCTTATTCTTGCTTACAAGAGGATCGAGCACGACGTCCAGATGTGGAAAAAGTTCTTAGGAAACTTCAAAAAGCACTCAGTTTGAAGTCGACTTATTATAGC CAAATGACGTATGGAAAAAATGAGGAGTATGAAGAAAAGGTGAAGGATATGAACAATGGAAAGGATGCAGAAGATGAAATTGAAAGCGATCAAAACGACGAGGAGGATGATAATGAAACATATGGAGGTGGACCCTACTTTCTTAAG AGTAAGTCCCAAAAGACCAACATCATTAGTGATTGTACACCAAGCCGAG GCTCTGAGGGTCAGCTGCTTTCCACCCTCGATGATGCTTTGAAGCACAATCTTTGTTACATAGTCTTTGGTGCTGATCGGTCTTTG CATAGAGGCCGTCTTTGTGTGAATATTGCAGCTTAG